A genome region from Pantanalinema sp. includes the following:
- a CDS encoding S-layer homology domain-containing protein: MNHLRPVSFAAAFALSVALCAPAFASLASDTFKDVPDGHWAEQGVADVAVKRDLMRGYADGTFRGDKPFTRAQFADSLANLLKEFETLSKTSWRPKTTSINVYADVPPGGEREKVLSLANDYGLFEGVPGITPDSFGMERTVTRYEMAKIIDNLMRLAEAKDVVRPRAGNKFTFKDLDERAWAYNDVLEVANRYGVMVGFPDGTFRGSEELTRYQYAQAISQTVPLIRELIKETVGVKEEERRAAEGPWRFQETQPIRLSLDGGITTGATTGSLAGVSGRYVAYPSGLFVMLDPKLRFSPGLNLDAELGAFWRMPMVGPFHLQPYVGPHLYALGTAPTTVGLGAGMAAYWRTSAAPIGVYLKGGANWALNNNSGMLTNMELGPEFHFNKNLALTVGLSMADSPATAGKTSNVGITGGLLFKL; the protein is encoded by the coding sequence ATGAACCATCTGCGTCCCGTGAGTTTCGCCGCCGCGTTCGCGTTGTCCGTCGCCCTGTGTGCTCCGGCCTTCGCCAGCCTCGCCTCCGACACCTTCAAGGACGTCCCCGACGGCCACTGGGCCGAGCAGGGCGTGGCCGACGTTGCCGTCAAGCGCGACCTGATGCGCGGATACGCCGACGGCACCTTCCGCGGCGACAAGCCCTTCACCCGCGCCCAGTTCGCCGACAGCCTCGCCAACCTCCTCAAGGAGTTCGAGACCCTCTCGAAGACGTCGTGGCGCCCCAAGACCACCTCGATCAACGTCTACGCCGACGTGCCCCCCGGCGGCGAGCGCGAGAAGGTGCTGTCGCTTGCCAACGACTACGGCCTTTTCGAGGGCGTCCCGGGGATCACCCCCGACTCGTTCGGCATGGAGCGCACCGTCACCCGCTACGAGATGGCCAAGATCATCGACAACCTCATGCGCCTCGCCGAGGCCAAGGACGTCGTCCGGCCGCGCGCGGGCAACAAGTTCACCTTCAAGGACCTGGACGAGCGGGCCTGGGCCTACAACGACGTCCTGGAAGTGGCCAACCGCTACGGCGTGATGGTCGGCTTCCCCGACGGCACCTTCCGCGGCAGCGAAGAGCTGACGCGCTACCAGTACGCCCAGGCCATCTCCCAGACGGTGCCCCTCATCCGCGAGCTGATCAAGGAAACGGTCGGCGTCAAGGAAGAGGAGAGGCGCGCCGCCGAAGGCCCCTGGCGCTTCCAGGAAACGCAGCCCATCCGCCTCTCGCTCGACGGCGGCATCACCACCGGCGCCACGACGGGCAGCCTGGCCGGCGTGAGCGGGCGGTACGTGGCCTATCCGAGCGGCTTGTTCGTGATGCTCGACCCCAAGCTGCGCTTCAGCCCCGGCCTCAACCTGGACGCCGAGCTCGGCGCCTTCTGGCGGATGCCCATGGTGGGCCCCTTCCACCTCCAGCCCTACGTCGGGCCTCACCTCTACGCCCTGGGCACCGCCCCCACCACCGTGGGGCTCGGCGCCGGCATGGCGGCCTACTGGCGCACCTCCGCCGCTCCCATCGGGGTCTACCTGAAGGGCGGCGCGAACTGGGCCCTGAACAACAACAGCGGCATGCTCACGAACATGGAACTCGGCCCCGAGTTCCACTTCAACAAGAACCTGGCCCTCACCGTCGGCCTTAGCATGGCCGACTCGCCGGCCACCGCCGGCAAGACGAGCAACGTCGGCATCACCGGCGGCCTGCTGTTCAAGCTGTAG